A single region of the Lepus europaeus isolate LE1 chromosome 1, mLepTim1.pri, whole genome shotgun sequence genome encodes:
- the NXPH2 gene encoding neurexophilin-2, translating into MRLRPLPLVVVPGLLQLLFCDSKEVVPVAEGLDWEDKDAPGTLVGNVVHSRIISPLRLFVKQSPVPKPGPVTYADSMENFWDWLANITEVQEPLARTKRRPIVKTGKFKKMFGWGDFHSNIKTVKLNLLITGKIVDHGNGTFSVYFRHNSTGLGNVSVSLVPPSKVVEFEVSPQSTLETKESKSFNCRIEYEKTDRAKKTALCNFDPSKICYQEQTQSHVSWLCSKPFKVICIYIAFYSVDYKLVQKVCPDYNYHSETPYLSSG; encoded by the coding sequence CTCTTCTGTGACAGTAAAGAAGTGGTGCCTGTCGCAGAGGGACTAGACTGGGAAGACAAAGATGCTCCGGGGACATTGGTTGGAAACGTGGTTCACTCACGGATCATCAGCCCCCTGCGCCTGTTTGTTAAGCAATCCCCAGTGCCAAAGCCAGGCCCCGTGACGTATGCAGACAGCATGGAAAACTTTTGGGATTGGCTGGCCAACATCACAGAGGTTCAGGAGCCATTGGCCAGAACTAAACGGAGGCCAATagtaaaaacaggaaaatttaaaaaaatgtttggatGGGGTGACTTCCATTCCAACATTAAAACTGTCAAACTCAACCTCCTTATCACAGGGAAAATTGTCGACCATGGGAATGGAACATTCAGTGTTTATTTCCGACATAATTCAACAGGCCTGGGCAATGTTTCAGTGAGCTTGGTACCCCCCTCCAAAGTAGTGGAATTTGAAGTTTCTCCCCAGTCTACCTTGGAGACCAAGGAATCCAAGTCTTTCAATTGTCGCATTGAGTATGAAAAAACAGATAGGGCGAAGAAGACTGCCCTGTGCAACTTTGACCCGTCCAAGATCTGCTACCAGGAGCAGACTCAGAGCCATGTGTCTTGGCTGTGCTCCAAGCCGTTCAAGGTCATTTGCATCTACATTGCCTTTTACAGTGTTGATTACAAACTTGTGCAGAAGGTCTGTCCTGACTACAATTACCATAGTGAGACCCCCTACTTATCTTCTGGCTGA